One Punica granatum isolate Tunisia-2019 chromosome 3, ASM765513v2, whole genome shotgun sequence genomic window carries:
- the LOC116200513 gene encoding TMV resistance protein N-like, with amino-acid sequence MGRAIAREESPYYPGKRSRLWFYEDILSTLRDQKVDITSNRTTTGIEEVEGIVYDSSALDELIVNAEAFARMSRLRLLKLNGVNVHGNYGLISKELRWLHWYRFSLNFMPNDFYMGNLVILEMQHSNLREVWKDDRLLGNLKVLNLSHSHFLTGALNFMKVPKLEELILNDCTELVDIHQSIGNLERLLLVDLSNCKKLKRLPGSICRISSLRILNISGCSKVGKLREDTGEMASLEKLLVEGTAIIQVPSSITRLQNLTDLSLCGCKVANLSSIYSLIWSLVPTMTVPRSNNMLISSLDGLTSLQSLKLRDCNLSDGAIPVDIGSLPSLVELDLSKNNFSHLPDSISRLPELFYLLLEDCVMLKTLPKMPPELHTLSAANCRRLERIISGSNIRSLNLLDCPRLTEISGLDKLAVVDICLQGCESLSAKLKGPVTVCLVYEANREINAYPRFIILYINARTKNSHLPLSSSAYFDIPAPSEDYIWAYQETRTFSGGGSGGDIEIEVVTVSAGGVRVKRVGIHLREHIDLNNASWTLGNMEVGTLNQVPCEEMIQQEADISESGSHQAEPNSDGVICYAEEEDGSGYGSSQEKRPPKRMRFENIEEDGWDEL; translated from the exons ATGGGTAGAGCAATTGCTCGCGAAGAGTCTCCTTACTATCCTGGAAAGCGAAGCAGATTGTGGTTTTATGAGGACATACTCTCCACGTTGAGGGACCAGAAGGTGGATATAACTTCTAACCGCACTACAACT GGAATAGAAGAAGTGGAAGGAATTGTATACGATTCATCGGCATTAGATGAGTTGATTGTGAATGCAGAAGCTTTTGCGAGAATGAGTAGACTCAGACTACTAAAGCTCAATGGCGTTAATGTTCACGGAAATTATGGACTTATTTCTAAAGAGCTAAGATGGCTTCACTGGTACAGATTCTCCTTGAACTTTATGCCGAATGACTTCTATATGGGAAACTTGGTCATCCTCGAGATGCAACACAGCAACCTAAGGGAAGTATGGAAAGATGACAGG TTGCTCGGGAACTTGAAGGTCCTTAACCTCAGCCACTCGCACTTCCTCACCGGGGCCCTAAACTTCATGAAAGTCCCGAAACTCGAGGAACTGATTCTAAATGATTGTACGGAGTTGGTAGATATTCATCAGTCCATTGGAAATCTGGAGAGGCTTCTGCTAGTGGATCTCAGCAACTGCAAAAAGCTCAAGAGGCTTCCTGGTAGCATCTGCAGAATAAGCTCGCTTAGGATTCTGAATATCTCTGGCTGTTCAAAGGTGGGCAAACTACGGGAGGACACTGGGGAGATGGCGTCCTTGGAGAAGCTCCTTGTGGAAGGGACTGCTATAATTCAAGTTCCTTCTTCTATCACGCGTCTGCAGAATCTGACGGATTTATCTCTATGTGGCTGCAAGGTGGCAAACTTGAGCTCCATTTATTCACTCATTTGGTCATTGGTGCCGACGATGACAGTCCCTAGAAGCAATAACATGCTGATATCTTCATTAGATGGTTTAACCTCACTGCAATCCCTGAAACTAAGAGATTGCAACTTATCAGATGGCGCTATTCCTGTGGACATAGGAAGCCTACCGTCCTTAGTAGAGCTGGACCTCAGCAAAAATAATTTCAGTCACTTACCAGATTCAATAAGTCGTCTTCCCGAGCTTTTTTACCTTCTTTTGGAAGATTGTGTCATGCTCAAGACCCTTCCAAAGATGCCCCCTGAATTGCATACTCTGTCCGCAGCAAATTGCCGGAGGTTGGAAAGGATAATATCCGGCTCGAATATTCGTAGCTTGAATCTCCTAGACTGTCCCAGGCTAACAGAGATTTCCGGGTTAGATAAGTTAGCAGTTGTAGACATTTGCTTGCAAGGGTGCGAGAGCTTGTCGGCCAAG CTTAAGGGTCCAGTCACTGTATGTCTTGTCTATGAAGCTAACAGGGAGATCAACGCATATCCACGGTTTATAATACTTTATATCAATGCAAGAACCAAAAACTCGCATCTGCCCTTGAGTAGTTCTGCCTATTTCGATATTCCAGCCCCATCTGAAGATTACATATGGGCATATCAAGAAACTCGTACATTCAGCGGTGGAGGCAGCGGTGGGGATATTGAGATTGAGGTGGTTACAGTATCAGCTGGCGGGGTGAGGGTGAAGAGGGTAGGGATTCACTTGAGAGAGCATATTGATCTGAACAATGCTTCATGGACCTTGGGCAACATGGAAGTTGGGACGCTTAATCAAGTTCCTTGTGAAGAAATGATTCAACAAGAAGCTGATATCTCCGAGAGTGGGAGCCATCAGGCTGAACCAAATTCTGATGGAGTCATTTGCTATGCCGAGGAAGAGGATGGCAGTGGATATGGCTCTTCTCAGGAGAAAAGACCGCCTAAAAGGATGAGGTTCGAGAACATCGAAGAGGATGGTTGGGATGAGCTGTGA
- the LOC116200245 gene encoding TMV resistance protein N-like, producing the protein MANKWRYDVFLSFRGEDTRKQFTDHLYHGLRDAGVNAFRDDNELPRGEDISSALIQAIRSSRISVIVFSENYANSRWCLEELAEIIDCRKNSGQMVLPIFYGVDPSDVRNQRGSYAKAFVRHEKRFLSEEGAVALARWREALTQAASLSGWDLNNVADGHEAKIVKKIVRRIWNELKHNHLHVAEHPVGLASRFEVLNERISSSSYDVRFVGICGIGGIGKTTLAKEAYNQFYHTFEGKSFLANVREKSGHPDGLLQLQEQLLCDIFKLKKIKLGNTHRGMNVIKQRLCSRRVLIVLDDLNHLDQLRTLAGDPEWFGPGSIIIMTTRHLDLLKEVGADLYMARGLDEEESLQLFSWHAFRNYHPKEEYLNLSEAIVNYSDGLPLALKVLGSFLRDKSLVKWEHTLDKLKRIPDNDIQAQLRISYDSLRDDTEKALFLDIACFFDGWYTKDVVKILNACGLFADIGITVLSERCLLKADVTLTMHDLVRDMGREIVREESSHSPGKRSRLWFYEDILSTLRDQKGTEEVKGIVYDSPASDELTVSAEAFVRMSGVRLLKLNGVNVCGNYGLISKELRWLHWDRFSLNCMPNDFYMLNLVILEMPHSNLREVWKDDRLLGNLKVLNLSHSYFLTRTPNFMKLPKLEELILNDCTELVEIHQSIGNLEGLLLVDLSKCKKLKRLPGSICRVGSLRILNISGCSKVGKLPADIGEMASLEKLLADRTAITQVPSSITRLQNLTELSLCGCKAANLTSIYSLIWLLVPTMTVPRSNNMLISSLDGLTSLQSLSLRDCNLSDGTIPVKIGSLPSLLNLDLSNNNFSHLPDSISHLPKLRKLLLEDCVMLKTLPKMPPRLYTLSTANCRRLERIISVSNIHTLELEDCPRLTEISGLDKLAVVDIRLQGCKSLSAKLRSFLLQNQFGNQRSQIWFPGSEIPGWFSYQRAGPSLTVRLPQTQFSKLKDPVTVCLVYEANREINAYPRFITLYINARTKNSHLSCTGCTYAYISATSEDHIWAYQETLVVGDEVSGEDIEIEVVTESAGGVRVKRVGIHLGKHIGLDNASWTLGNMEVGTSNQFPSEEMIQLETDITENGSHQAEPNSDGDICYAEEENGSGYGSSQEKRPPKRMRFENIEEDGWDEL; encoded by the exons ATGGCTAATAAGTGGAGATACGATGTGTTCTTGAGTTTCAGAGGAGAGGACACTCGCAAGCAGTTCACCGACCACCTCTACCATGGCCTAAGAGATGCCGGGGTCAATGCTTTCAGAGATGATAATGAGCTTCCCAGAGGGGAAGACATCTCATCTGCACTCATCCAAGCAATCCGAAGCTCCAGGATCTCGGTGATTGTATTCTCAGAGAACTACGCTAATTCGAGATGGTGTCTCGAGGAACTTGCTGAGATCATAGATTGCAGGAAAAACTCAGGACAGATGGTTCTTCCAATATTTTACGGAGTTGATCCCTCAGACGTGAGGAACCAGAGGGGCAGTTATGCGAAGGCATTTGTTCGACATGAGAAACGTTTCCTGTCAGAGGAGGGAGCGGTTGCTCTTGCTCGGTGGAGAGAAGCTCTAACGCAGGCGGCAAGTTTGTCAGGCTGggacttgaataatgttgctGATGG GCATGAAGCAAAGATAGTCAAGAAAATTGTCCGCAGGATATGGAACGAATTGAAGCATAACCATCTTCATGTCGCAGAACACCCAGTTGGACTAGCTTCTCGTTTCGAGGTTTTGAATGAACGGATAAGTTCCTCCTCTTATGATGTTCGATTTGTTGGAATTTGTGGGATTGGAGGGATTGGAAAAACAACACTAGCTAAAGAGGCCTATAACCAATTTTATCATACTTTCGAAGGCAAAAGCTTTCTTGCAAATGTAAGAGAGAAAAGCGGACACCCTGACGGTCTGCTTCAGCTACAAGAGCAGCTTCTTTGCGATATTTTCAAGTTAAAGAAGATAAAACTGGGCAACACTCACAGGGGTATGAATGTCATAAAGCAAAGACTATGCAGCAGGAGGGTTCTTATAGTCCTCGATGATCTAAACCACTTGGACCAACTGAGAACACTAGCAGGAGATCCCGAATGGTTTGGTCCCGGCAGTATAATCATTATGACAACTCGGCATCTAGATTTGCTGAAGGAAGTTGGAGCGGATCTGTACATGGCTCGTGGGCTGGATGAGGAAGAGTCTCTTCAGCTTTTCAGCTGGCATGCCTTCAGAAATTATCATCCTAAGGAAGAGTATCTTAATCTATCAGAAGCGATTGTAAATTACTCGGATGGGTTACCTTTAGCTCTCAAAGTTTTGGGCTCTTTTCTTCGTGACAAGAGTTTGGTAAAATGGGAGCATACTCTGGacaaattgaaaagaattccAGACAACGATATACAGGCTCAACTTAGAATAAGCTACGATTCTCTCAGAGATGATACTGAGAAGGCCTTGTTCCTGGATATTGCTTGCTTCTTTGATGGTTGGTATACAAAGGATGTCGTTAAGATATTAAACGCATGTGGACTATTTGCAGATATCGGAATCACCGTCCTCAGTGAGAGGTGTCTTCTGAAAGCAGACGTGACGCTTACTATGCACGACTTGGTTCGAGACATGGGTAGGGAAATTGTTCGCGAGGAGTCTTCTCACTCTCCAGGAAAGCGAAGCAGATTGTGGTTTTACGAGGACATACTCTCCACATTGAGAGACCAGAAG GGAACAGAGGAAGTGAAAGGAATTGTATACGATTCACCGGCATCAGATGAGTTGACTGTGAGTGCAGAAGCTTTTGTGAGAATGAGTGGAGTCAGACTACTAAAGCTCAATGGCGTTAATGTTTGCGGAAATTATGGACTTATTTCTAAAGAGCTAAGATGGCTTCACTGGGACAGATTCTCCTTGAACTGTATGCCAAATGACTTCTATATGTTAAACTTGGTCATCCTCGAGATGCCACACAGCAACCTAAGGGAAGTATGGAAAGATGACAGG TTGCTTGGGAACTTGAAGGTCCTTAACCTCAGCCACTCATACTTCCTCACCAGGACCCCAAACTTCATGAAACTCCCGAAACTCGAGGAACTGATTCTAAATGATTGTACCGAGTTGGTAGAGATTCATCAGTCCATTGGAAATCTGGAGGGGCTTCTGCTAGTGGATCTCAGCAAATGCAAAAAGCTCAAGAGGCTTCCTGGTAGCATCTGCAGGGTAGGCTCGCTTAGGATTCTGAATATCTCTGGCTGCTCAAAGGTGGGCAAACTACCGGCGGACATTGGGGAGATGGCGTCCTTGGAGAAGCTCCTTGCAGACAGGACTGCTATAACACAAGTTCCTTCTTCTATCACGCGTCTGCAGAATCTGACGGAGTTATCTCTATGTGGCTGCAAGGCAGCAAACTTGACCTCCATTTATTCACTCATTTGGTTATTGGTGCCGACGATGACAGTCCCTAGAAGCAATAACATGCTGATATCTTCATTAGATGGTTTAACCTCACTGCAATCCCTGAGCCTAAGAGACTGCAACTTATCAGATGGCACTATTCCTGTGAAAATCGGAAGCCTACCATCCTTACTAAATTTGGACCTCAGCAACAATAATTTCAGTCACTTACCAGATTCAATAAGTCATCTTCCCAAGCTTCGTAAACTTCTTTTGGAAGATTGTGTCATGCTCAAGACCCTTCCAAAGATGCCTCCTAGATTGTATACTCTGTCCACAGCAAATTGCCGGAGGTTGGAAAGGATAATATCCGTCTCGAATATTCATACCTTGGAACTCGAAGACTGTCCCAGGCTAACAGAGATTTCCGGGTTAGATAAGTTAGCAGTTGTAGACATAAGATTGCAAGGGTGCAAGAGCTTGTCGGCCAAGCTCAGAAGTTTCCTCTTACAG AATCAGTTCGGCAATCAACGGTCGCAGATTTGGTTTCCTGGAAGTGAAATTCCCGGTTGGTTCAGCTATCAAAGAGCGGGCCCTTCACTAACAGTCAGACTGCCCCAGACTCAGTTTAGTAAACTAAAGGATCCAGTCACTGTATGCCTTGTCTATGAAGCTAACAGGGAGATCAATGCATATCCACGGTTTATAACACTTTATATCAATGCAAGAACCAAAAACTCGCATCTGTCCTGCACTGGTTGTACCTATGCATATATTTCAGCCACATCTGAAGATCACATATGGGCGTATCAAGAAACTCTTGTAGTCGGCGATGAAGTCAGCGGTGAGGATATTGAGATTGAGGTGGTTACGGAATCAGCTGGTGGGGTGAGGGTGAAGAGGGTAGGGATTCACTTGGGAAAGCATATTGGTCTGGACAATGCTTCATGGACCTTGGGCAACATGGAAGTTGGGACGAGTAATCAATTTCCTAGTGAAGAAATGATTCAGCTAGAAACCGATATCACCGAGAATGGGAGCCATCAGGCTGAACCAAATTCTGATGGAGACATTTGCTATGCTGAGGAAGAGAATGGCAGTGGATATGGCTCTTCTCAGGAGAAACGACCGCCTAAAAGGATGAGGTTCGAGAACATCGAAGAGGATGGTTGGGATGAGCTGTGA
- the LOC116200514 gene encoding TMV resistance protein N-like, with product MQLTHGRICGVKCHSFLGSPEHKLSTVLISTANKWRYDVFLSFRREDTRKQFTDHLYHGLRGAGVNAFRDDNELLRGEDISSTLIQAIRSSRISVIVFSENYANSRWCLEELAEIIDCRKNTGQKVFPIFYGVDLSDVRNQRGSYAKAFVRHEKEGAVAVPRWREALTQAASLAGWDSKIVADGHEAKIVKEIVRSIWNELKHNHLHDAEHPVGLASRFKDLNERISCASYDVRFVGICGIGGIGKTALAKEAYNQFYHTFEGKSFLANVREKSGHPDGLLQLQEQLLLDTLELEKIKLANIHQGMNIIKQRLWSRRVLIVLNDLNHLDQRRTLAGDPKWFGSGSTIIMTTRHLDLLKEVGADLSMARGLDEEESLQLFSWYAFRNHRPKEEYLNLSEAIITYSKGLPLAVKVLGSFLRDRSLVEWEHTLDKLKRIPDNDIQAQLRISYDSLRDDTEKALFLDIACFFDGCCTEDAR from the exons ATGCAGCTGACACATGGTAGAATTTGTGGAGTGAAGTGTCATTCCTTCCTCGGATCTCCCGAGCACAAATTGAGTACTGTCTTGATTTCCACGGCTAATAAGTGGAGATACGATGTGTTCTTGAGTTTCAGAAGAGAGGACACTCGCAAGCAGTTCACCGACCACCTCTACCATGGCCTAAGAGGTGCCGGGGTCAATGCTTTCAGAGATGATAATGAGCTTCTCAGAGGGGAAGACATCTCATCTACACTCATCCAAGCAATCCGAAGCTCTAGGATCTCGGTGATTGTATTCTCAGAGAATTACGCTAATTCGAGATGGTGTCTCGAGGAACTTGCTGAGATCATAGATTGCAGGAAAAACACAGGACAAAAGGTTTTTCCAATATTTTACGGAGTTGATCTCTCAGACGTGAGGAACCAGAGGGGCAGTTATGCGAAGGCATTTGTTCGACATGAGAAGGAGGGAGCGGTTGCTGTTCCTCGGTGGAGAGAAGCTCTAACGCAGGCGGCAAGTTTGGCAGGCTGGGACTCGAAAATTGTTGCTGATGG GCACGAAGCAAAGATAGTCAAGGAAATTGTCCGCAGTATATGGAACGAATTGAAGCATAACCATCTTCATGACGCAGAACACCCAGTTGGACTAGCTTCTCGTTTCAAGGATCTGAATGAACGGATAAGTTGCGCCTCTTATGATGTTCGATTTGTTGGAATTTGTGGGATTGGAGGGATTGGAAAAACGGCACTCGCTAAAGAGGCCTATAACCAATTTTATCATACTTTTGAAGGCAAAAGCTTTCTTGCAAATGTAAGAGAGAAAAGCGGACACCCTGACGGTCTGCTTCAGTTACAAGAGCAGCTTCTTCTTGATACTCTTGAGTTAGAGAAGATAAAACTGGCCAACATTCACCAGGGAATGAATATCATAAAGCAAAGACTCTGGAGCAGGAGGGTTCTTATAGTCCTCAATGATCTAAACCACTTGGACCAACGAAGAACACTAGCAGGAGATCCCAAATGGTTTGGTTCCGGCAGTACAATCATTATGACAACTCGGCATCTAGATTTGCTGAAGGAAGTTGGAGCGGATCTCTCTATGGCTCGTGGGCTGGATGAGGAAGAGTCTCTTCAGCTTTTCAGCTGGTATGCCTTCAGAAATCATCGTCCCAAGGAAGAGTATCTTAATCTATCAGAAGCAATCATAACTTACTCGAAGGGGTTACCTTTAGCTGTCAAAGTTTTGGGCTCTTTTCTTCGTGACAGGAGTTTGGTAGAATGGGAGCATACTCTGGAcaaattgaaaagaatcccaGACAACGATATACAGGCTCAACTTAGAATAAGCTACGATTCACTCAGAGATGATACTGAGAAGGCCTTGTTCCTGGATATTGCTTGCTTCTTTGATGGTTGTTGTACAGAGGATGCCCGTTAA